In Microbulbifer sp. GL-2, the following are encoded in one genomic region:
- a CDS encoding sorbosone dehydrogenase family protein, with translation MKRILLTSLLFSPLAQAEITLEQLKVPEGFELSYFAEDVETARQLARSESGTVFSGSFSAKKVYALRDTDNDGKADKRWLLMENLRAPTGIAYRDGDLYVADINKIIRFKDIDKNLDKPSSEVVYDQFPTDGHHGWKFLQFNKSGQLIVPVGAPCNICDADENYSKIFSLDLASQQVKVIASGVRNSVGFDFHPQTNELWFSDNGRDMMGDDIPPCEINKVSFEGEHFGYPYFHGDDIADPEFGQGKKASDFSPPVLNLGAHVAPLGIHFYRGKQFPEQYQQQLLVAEHGSWNRSEKSGYRVMLATVEDSKITGYQPVITGFMQEETTFGRPVAFLEMPDGSILISDDFAHKIYRLTYSGL, from the coding sequence ATGAAGCGGATATTGCTAACAAGTTTACTTTTCTCACCACTGGCACAGGCTGAAATAACACTTGAACAACTAAAAGTGCCTGAAGGCTTTGAGCTTAGTTACTTTGCTGAAGATGTAGAGACTGCGCGCCAGCTCGCCCGTTCAGAATCGGGTACTGTTTTTTCAGGTTCTTTCAGCGCTAAAAAGGTGTATGCCCTCAGAGATACAGATAATGATGGCAAAGCCGATAAGCGTTGGTTGCTAATGGAAAATCTAAGGGCCCCAACAGGCATTGCTTATAGGGATGGTGATCTGTATGTGGCTGATATTAATAAAATTATTCGATTTAAAGATATAGATAAGAATCTGGATAAGCCAAGCTCTGAAGTGGTTTACGACCAGTTTCCAACCGACGGGCATCATGGTTGGAAGTTTTTGCAGTTTAATAAAAGCGGGCAACTAATAGTTCCCGTAGGGGCGCCGTGTAATATTTGTGATGCCGATGAAAATTACTCTAAGATATTTTCTTTGGATCTGGCCTCCCAGCAAGTAAAAGTGATCGCCAGCGGTGTACGTAACTCTGTAGGTTTTGATTTCCATCCGCAAACAAACGAATTGTGGTTTAGTGATAACGGCAGAGATATGATGGGCGATGATATTCCGCCGTGTGAGATAAACAAGGTGAGTTTTGAGGGGGAGCATTTTGGTTACCCTTATTTTCACGGCGATGATATTGCCGATCCGGAATTTGGTCAGGGGAAAAAAGCTAGCGATTTTTCCCCACCAGTATTGAATTTGGGGGCCCATGTGGCGCCCTTGGGGATACATTTTTATCGAGGCAAGCAATTCCCAGAGCAATATCAGCAACAGCTTCTGGTCGCTGAACACGGTTCTTGGAATCGAAGTGAAAAATCCGGGTACCGCGTAATGCTGGCCACAGTTGAAGACAGCAAAATTACTGGATATCAGCCAGTAATTACAGGATTTATGCAAGAGGAAACGACATTTGGCCGCCCGGTAGCCTTTTTGGAAATGCCTGACGGCAGCATACTGATTTCAGATGATTTCGCTCATAAGATCTACCGTCTAACTTATAGTGGTCTGTAG
- a CDS encoding SlyX family protein: MSEEVLKLAERIDELEGRLAFQEDTISQLNDVITRQDADIRGLVARMRELGEKYGALAFEVQGGAKQQDEKPPHY; the protein is encoded by the coding sequence ATGAGTGAGGAAGTTTTGAAACTGGCCGAACGCATTGATGAACTGGAAGGCCGTCTCGCTTTCCAGGAAGATACCATTTCTCAGCTAAATGATGTTATTACACGTCAGGATGCCGACATCCGCGGCCTTGTCGCGCGTATGCGCGAGCTGGGGGAAAAGTACGGTGCCCTGGCCTTTGAAGTGCAGGGTGGGGCGAAGCAGCAGGATGAAAAGCCACCGCATTATTAA
- a CDS encoding OmpA family protein, translating into MKHWVAILAMGSLVGCSTLDPYTGESKTSNAAKGAGIGAVAGAIVGVATASKKDRKKGALTGALGGAAIGGGIGYYMDRQEMALRQRLEGSGVRVQREGDNIRLIMPGNITFGTNRSDIRSDFYDTLESVTVVLQEFDKTAIRVSGHTDSTGSDVHNQSLSEQRANSVANFFSNGGVSYGRVQAVGYGERYPLASNDSESGRQANRRVELELLPL; encoded by the coding sequence ATGAAACATTGGGTAGCAATTCTTGCAATGGGCTCACTGGTGGGCTGTTCCACACTGGACCCTTACACAGGCGAGAGTAAAACCAGTAATGCCGCCAAGGGGGCGGGAATTGGCGCGGTGGCTGGTGCTATTGTGGGCGTGGCAACTGCGAGCAAGAAAGACCGTAAAAAGGGCGCGCTCACTGGCGCTCTGGGTGGTGCGGCTATCGGTGGTGGTATTGGCTACTACATGGATCGTCAGGAAATGGCTCTACGCCAGCGCCTCGAAGGCAGTGGCGTACGAGTGCAGCGAGAAGGCGACAACATCCGCCTGATCATGCCTGGCAATATCACCTTCGGCACCAATCGTTCCGATATTCGCTCCGATTTTTATGATACGTTGGAGTCTGTAACCGTGGTTCTGCAGGAGTTTGATAAAACGGCCATTCGCGTAAGCGGGCACACTGACAGCACTGGCTCGGATGTTCACAACCAATCTTTGAGTGAGCAGCGTGCTAACTCTGTAGCAAATTTCTTTAGCAATGGCGGTGTTTCCTATGGCCGTGTACAAGCTGTTGGTTATGGTGAGCGTTATCCGCTGGCCAGCAACGACTCCGAATCTGGACGTCAGGCCAATCGCCGTGTAGAGCTTGAGCTGCTGCCTTTGTAA